A genomic segment from Quadrisphaera sp. RL12-1S encodes:
- a CDS encoding CaiB/BaiF CoA transferase family protein: MGVLEDEPAGSSAGLPLDGVLVADFSRVLAGPLATMHLADLGARVVKVERPGAGDETRRWGPPFSATGTTYFESVNRNKESLCLDLADPGDQGLARELALRADVLVQNFTPGALDGLGLGLEGLRRANPRLVTVSISGFGTAGGAAVPGYDFVVQALGGLMHITGEADGPPSKVGVAVVDVLCGKDAALGALAALVRRGVTGRGGHVEVDLLSSLQAALVNQVQSFVGAGIDPVRSGSHHPSIAPYELLDCADGPLAVACGTDAMFSRMAAELGLPGLADDPRFTTNADRVRHRPQLRAVLEERLAREPAAAWEQRLVAARVPAGRVATVAEGLRLAERLGLEPVLDVVDDDGRVVGRQVRAPVRVSPSPPQPRRAPPALGQHDAALRAWLAPPVHSVPTDPLEP; encoded by the coding sequence GTGGGCGTGCTCGAGGACGAGCCGGCTGGGTCGAGCGCCGGGCTGCCGCTGGACGGCGTGCTCGTCGCGGACTTCTCCCGCGTCCTGGCGGGACCGCTGGCCACGATGCACCTGGCCGACCTCGGCGCCCGCGTCGTCAAGGTGGAGCGCCCGGGCGCCGGTGACGAGACGCGCCGGTGGGGGCCGCCCTTCAGCGCCACGGGCACCACGTACTTCGAGAGCGTCAACCGCAACAAGGAGTCGCTCTGCCTCGACCTGGCCGACCCCGGCGACCAGGGGCTCGCCCGCGAGCTCGCCCTGCGCGCCGACGTCCTGGTCCAGAACTTCACCCCCGGCGCCCTCGACGGGCTCGGCCTGGGCCTGGAGGGCCTCCGTCGCGCCAACCCCCGCCTCGTCACCGTCTCCATCAGCGGGTTCGGGACGGCGGGCGGGGCGGCGGTGCCCGGCTACGACTTCGTGGTCCAGGCGCTCGGCGGCCTCATGCACATCACGGGCGAGGCCGACGGCCCGCCCTCGAAGGTCGGCGTCGCCGTCGTCGACGTCCTGTGCGGCAAGGACGCCGCCCTCGGGGCCCTCGCGGCGCTGGTGCGCCGGGGCGTCACGGGCCGCGGCGGGCACGTCGAGGTCGACCTGCTGTCCAGCCTGCAGGCGGCCCTGGTCAACCAGGTGCAGTCCTTCGTCGGGGCCGGTATCGACCCGGTGCGCAGCGGCAGCCACCACCCCTCCATCGCCCCCTACGAGCTGCTCGACTGCGCCGACGGCCCGCTGGCCGTGGCCTGCGGCACCGACGCGATGTTCAGCAGGATGGCGGCCGAGCTGGGCCTGCCCGGGCTGGCCGACGACCCCCGGTTCACCACCAACGCCGACCGCGTCCGCCACCGCCCGCAGCTGCGGGCGGTGCTCGAGGAGCGGCTCGCGCGGGAGCCCGCCGCCGCTTGGGAGCAGCGCCTCGTGGCGGCCCGCGTCCCCGCGGGCCGGGTGGCCACCGTCGCCGAGGGGCTGCGCCTGGCCGAGCGCCTCGGGCTCGAGCCCGTCCTGGACGTCGTCGACGACGACGGTCGCGTGGTCGGCCGCCAGGTCCGCGCGCCGGTGCGGGTGAGCCCCTCGCCGCCCCAGCCCCGCCGCGCGCCACCCGCGCTCGGCCAGCACGACGCCGCCCTACGGGCGTGGCTCGCGCCACCCGTGCACAGCGTTCCCACCGACCCCCTGGAGCCGTGA
- a CDS encoding ATP-binding protein — protein MALTTSLAGRVRNTSLPKSHALLPLQEAIVNAIQAIDARPEGAATPGHIEVQVHRDLQDELDLGQTGPGRTPLKPITGFSVQDDGVGFTRENMLSFETLDSDFKSNLGCRGVGRLLWLKAFDRVSIHSTFKDESGSLKGRRFRFSIEREVEHDSEIDALTQPGTVVSLDGFKKSFQQQAPKGVDAIAREVFEHCIWYFLRAGGAPTMVIKDDDESIALVDLMDDFVDSDFSRSRIEVGERAFEMLNLRLKPSTRNALPRLYWCAGSRVVLDESLNGKLPGLHGKLKNSRSGDFVYACYLTSDYLDGRVRSDRTAFDIADRVAGQAFAGDPTLEEIRAAVLLEVGDILQESLRLAKEQGKERVHAYVSQRAPRYRPILRQIEERGVTVDPAIKDHELEMQLHGHLQRIESEALARGQEIFAEADAGASEDYPERLADYLSTVSEINQSDLAAYVSRRRTVLDLLARLIRADQEGRYSREDAIHSLIVPMRKDSSEFAMDGSNLWIVDERLAFHDYLASDKTLRSMPITMSDSTTEPDIVATRLVDAPVLAAEGQRLPLTSIVVVEIKRPMRKDATEDKNPITQCLDYVKRIREGGVKTAAGRPIPPTHEPPAFCYIIADLTEKMIERCDVSNLRPTHDNLGYFGFNDRHRAYIEVISFDGLVNSATERNRAFFDKLGLPILAALVNE, from the coding sequence ATGGCGCTGACGACCTCCCTCGCGGGCCGTGTTCGCAACACGAGCCTGCCGAAGAGCCACGCCCTCCTTCCCCTCCAAGAGGCGATCGTGAACGCCATCCAGGCGATCGACGCTCGACCAGAGGGGGCGGCTACACCGGGGCACATTGAGGTCCAGGTGCACCGTGATCTTCAAGACGAGCTCGACCTCGGCCAGACCGGCCCTGGGCGCACCCCGTTGAAGCCGATCACAGGCTTCAGTGTTCAAGACGACGGGGTCGGATTCACAAGAGAGAACATGCTGTCTTTCGAAACACTCGACAGTGACTTCAAATCGAACCTTGGTTGCCGAGGAGTAGGGCGCCTTCTGTGGCTCAAGGCCTTTGATAGGGTTTCAATCCACAGCACTTTCAAAGACGAGAGCGGCAGCCTCAAAGGACGGCGGTTCCGCTTCTCTATTGAGCGGGAGGTGGAACATGACAGTGAGATCGACGCACTCACACAGCCAGGAACGGTCGTAAGTCTTGACGGCTTCAAGAAGTCGTTTCAGCAGCAGGCCCCCAAGGGGGTTGACGCTATCGCGCGCGAAGTCTTCGAGCACTGCATTTGGTACTTCCTGCGGGCTGGCGGTGCGCCTACGATGGTCATCAAGGATGACGACGAGTCGATTGCTCTTGTTGATCTAATGGATGACTTCGTCGATTCAGACTTCTCTCGTTCGAGAATTGAGGTGGGGGAGCGGGCTTTCGAGATGCTCAACCTCCGACTCAAGCCGTCGACTCGAAATGCGCTGCCGCGTCTTTATTGGTGTGCGGGAAGTCGGGTGGTGCTTGATGAGAGTCTCAACGGCAAATTGCCGGGCCTCCATGGAAAGCTCAAGAATTCTAGATCTGGTGACTTTGTCTATGCCTGCTACCTGACTTCTGACTACCTTGACGGGCGCGTACGTTCGGACAGGACGGCCTTCGACATCGCGGACCGCGTCGCCGGTCAGGCTTTTGCGGGCGATCCGACTCTAGAAGAGATTAGGGCCGCCGTTCTTCTTGAGGTTGGCGATATTTTGCAGGAGTCTCTGCGCTTGGCTAAAGAGCAGGGAAAGGAGCGTGTCCATGCTTATGTTAGTCAACGGGCGCCGCGGTATCGGCCAATCTTGAGGCAGATCGAAGAGCGTGGGGTCACCGTAGATCCGGCGATCAAAGATCATGAACTAGAGATGCAGCTGCATGGGCATCTGCAGAGAATTGAATCTGAGGCTTTGGCTCGCGGACAGGAAATTTTCGCTGAGGCGGATGCCGGTGCTAGCGAAGATTATCCGGAACGCTTGGCGGACTATCTCTCGACGGTTAGTGAAATCAATCAGTCGGACTTGGCTGCCTACGTGTCACGACGACGCACGGTTCTTGACCTCCTGGCGAGGTTGATCCGGGCCGATCAAGAGGGTAGGTACAGCCGTGAAGACGCGATCCACTCACTCATCGTTCCCATGCGGAAGGACTCCAGTGAGTTCGCTATGGATGGTTCGAATCTATGGATTGTCGATGAGCGACTGGCCTTTCACGACTACCTCGCGTCAGATAAGACGCTTCGCAGCATGCCCATCACCATGTCGGACTCCACAACCGAACCTGACATTGTGGCCACGAGATTAGTCGATGCGCCAGTATTGGCAGCCGAGGGTCAGAGGCTGCCGCTAACTTCAATTGTAGTCGTTGAGATCAAACGTCCAATGCGCAAGGATGCAACTGAGGACAAGAACCCCATTACGCAGTGCCTGGACTACGTGAAAAGAATTCGAGAGGGTGGAGTAAAGACGGCGGCGGGCAGGCCCATCCCGCCGACGCATGAGCCCCCCGCTTTCTGTTACATCATCGCGGACCTTACCGAGAAAATGATCGAGAGGTGCGACGTGTCAAATCTGCGCCCTACTCATGACAATCTCGGCTACTTCGGATTCAATGATCGCCACCGCGCCTACATTGAAGTGATCAGTTTCGACGGGCTCGTTAACTCAGCGACTGAGAGGAATAGGGCCTTTTTCGACAAGCTGGGCTTGCCTATATTGGCGGCGCTCGTCAACGAGTAG
- a CDS encoding helix-turn-helix domain-containing protein, which yields MTDRSTEPAPPNEPAVDALVVEDQLFSIVPEWVIEADISDPAFRLYALLLRYGNGSGVRMPSRATLAERLHRSTDAVDRALRNLEEKGLVVIERRRRGGVNLSNLYYLRTARPAAVDGPDGEGGSRSSAATPPSTSGDQATPPRQNPPVTAGGGRTSAATGRETAAGVAADLRPDPEISTQRSSPPPPPSPAPSASQRAAREEEVEFLHSLNIDPQGGLDVIVEMCAASRTAHGLGTACWQAPHLLAALELAVRRRLWPARFAATALLKVAADPATRSPMRLAEAGPWWDEASKPEHASGLSAEDVDALEARLQALDGGRMALQQQARAELTQESMPLTRTTVLRRACEILDRRAAS from the coding sequence ATGACCGACCGGTCGACCGAACCAGCCCCACCGAACGAGCCCGCCGTCGACGCCCTCGTCGTCGAGGACCAGCTCTTCTCGATCGTCCCTGAGTGGGTCATCGAGGCCGACATCAGCGACCCCGCCTTCCGTCTCTACGCCCTGCTGCTCCGGTACGGCAACGGCAGCGGCGTCCGCATGCCCTCCCGCGCCACCCTCGCTGAGCGGCTGCACCGCTCCACGGACGCCGTCGACCGCGCGCTGCGCAACCTCGAGGAGAAGGGCCTCGTCGTCATCGAGCGGCGACGCCGCGGCGGAGTCAACCTCTCCAACCTCTACTACCTGCGCACCGCTCGCCCTGCTGCCGTCGACGGGCCTGATGGAGAGGGGGGTAGCCGCTCTTCTGCGGCCACTCCTCCCAGTACGTCTGGCGATCAGGCCACTCCCCCGCGGCAGAACCCGCCGGTCACAGCAGGGGGTGGCCGCACTTCTGCGGCTACTGGCCGCGAAACTGCGGCGGGGGTGGCCGCAGATCTGCGGCCCGACCCAGAGATCTCTACCCAGAGAAGTTCTCCTCCTCCCCCTCCATCCCCCGCACCGAGCGCCTCCCAGCGCGCTGCGCGGGAGGAGGAGGTGGAGTTCCTCCACAGCCTCAACATCGACCCCCAGGGAGGCCTGGACGTCATCGTCGAGATGTGCGCAGCGTCCCGCACCGCCCACGGACTCGGCACCGCGTGCTGGCAGGCGCCGCACCTGCTCGCCGCCCTGGAACTCGCCGTGCGACGGCGGCTGTGGCCGGCGCGCTTCGCCGCCACGGCGCTGCTGAAAGTCGCAGCGGACCCGGCCACCCGTTCCCCCATGCGCCTAGCCGAGGCGGGACCGTGGTGGGACGAGGCGTCCAAGCCCGAGCACGCCTCCGGCCTCAGCGCCGAGGACGTCGACGCCCTCGAAGCCCGGCTGCAGGCACTCGACGGTGGTCGGATGGCGCTGCAGCAGCAGGCTCGCGCCGAGCTGACGCAGGAGAGCATGCCGCTGACGCGCACCACGGTGCTGCGTCGCGCCTGCGAGATCCTCGATCGGCGGGCGGCCTCATGA
- a CDS encoding Fur family transcriptional regulator, with translation MPTDGDRERGPGERTLRDAGLRVTRPRLAVLDAVGDHPHATTETLIAAARTRLPSLSHQAVYDALRVLADAGVVRRLQPRGSVVRYEARVADNHHHLVCRTCGSITDVDCVLGEAPCLLPGPCADGTDPAAGYLLDEAEVTFWGTCPTCAAAGRAEPASTPTTASRPQQGPATREAHRD, from the coding sequence GTGCCGACCGACGGGGATCGCGAGCGTGGGCCGGGTGAGCGCACCCTGCGCGACGCCGGGCTGCGCGTGACGCGGCCGCGGCTGGCCGTGCTCGACGCCGTCGGGGACCACCCCCACGCGACCACCGAGACCCTCATCGCCGCGGCGCGCACGCGGCTGCCGTCGCTGTCGCACCAGGCCGTCTACGACGCGCTGCGCGTGCTGGCCGACGCCGGCGTGGTGCGGCGCCTCCAGCCGCGCGGCTCCGTGGTCCGCTACGAGGCGCGGGTCGCTGACAACCACCACCACCTCGTGTGCCGGACCTGCGGGTCCATCACCGACGTCGACTGCGTCCTCGGCGAGGCCCCCTGCCTCCTGCCGGGGCCCTGCGCGGACGGCACCGACCCGGCCGCCGGCTACCTGCTCGACGAGGCCGAGGTCACCTTCTGGGGGACCTGCCCGACGTGCGCCGCCGCCGGCCGCGCCGAACCGGCGAGCACCCCCACCACCGCGTCCAGGCCACAGCAAGGTCCCGCCACCAGAGAGGCACACCGTGACTGA
- a CDS encoding relaxase/mobilization nuclease domain-containing protein produces MRTAPGDRELTEAEWADMAAEVLHQTGLAPRGDLTGCRWVAVRHADDHIHLAVTLARQDGRRARASHDYARLGAACRTVEERYGLTVTPARDRTAPKRPTRAENEKAARQGRAETPRQRLRREVRRAALGSSDLGGFLQQLEAAGLQVRLRHSGLDPTTVTGYSVADPGNQTAAGDLVWFGGGKLAPHLSLRRLVSSWNTVPLVTTPTVSTTLQRRDLSLARVLKLTSQVVASAERGNLAAGSALAATALLRSGALRRRQ; encoded by the coding sequence CTGCGCACGGCCCCGGGAGATCGAGAGCTGACGGAGGCTGAGTGGGCTGACATGGCTGCCGAGGTGCTGCACCAGACGGGTCTGGCCCCTCGGGGTGACCTCACCGGATGCCGGTGGGTGGCTGTTCGCCATGCCGACGACCACATCCACCTCGCCGTCACGCTCGCGCGGCAGGACGGACGGCGGGCCCGCGCGTCCCATGACTACGCGCGGCTCGGCGCGGCGTGCCGGACGGTGGAGGAGCGGTACGGGCTGACGGTGACACCGGCCCGGGACCGGACGGCACCGAAGCGGCCTACGCGGGCGGAGAACGAGAAGGCTGCGAGACAAGGGCGCGCGGAGACGCCGCGGCAGCGGCTGCGTCGGGAAGTCCGGAGGGCGGCGCTGGGCAGCAGTGACCTTGGCGGCTTCCTCCAGCAGCTGGAGGCGGCAGGGCTGCAGGTCCGCCTGCGCCACAGCGGGCTGGACCCAACCACGGTCACGGGCTACTCCGTTGCGGATCCAGGAAACCAGACGGCAGCCGGCGACCTTGTCTGGTTCGGCGGCGGCAAGCTGGCGCCGCACCTTTCCCTACGTCGTCTTGTTTCGAGTTGGAACACAGTCCCGCTAGTGACGACACCGACAGTCTCCACGACACTGCAGCGTCGCGACCTATCACTGGCTAGGGTTTTAAAGCTTACGTCGCAGGTCGTGGCGAGCGCTGAACGTGGCAATCTCGCTGCAGGCTCAGCCCTGGCCGCTACAGCGCTCCTCAGGTCCGGCGCCCTGCGTCGTCGGCAATGA
- a CDS encoding plasmid mobilization protein, which produces MSADLQRPGRARRYTRARDRQVKFRATAEEYALLTEAARSAGLTPSGYAAEAALAAARGVRAPSLTPVREALVELMAARTQVRRVAVNVNQAVRVLNATGEAPEWLAAAVTITDRAVERLDGAAAELVQAARRSQRSATAPPLALTAREGA; this is translated from the coding sequence GTGAGCGCCGACCTGCAGCGTCCTGGTCGGGCACGTCGGTACACCCGCGCCCGCGACCGGCAGGTCAAGTTCCGGGCCACGGCCGAGGAGTACGCGCTGCTGACCGAGGCCGCTCGCTCGGCGGGACTGACGCCATCGGGGTACGCCGCCGAGGCAGCACTGGCCGCTGCCCGGGGTGTGCGGGCACCGTCGCTGACTCCGGTCCGTGAAGCTCTGGTGGAGCTCATGGCCGCCCGTACGCAGGTGCGCCGGGTCGCGGTGAACGTCAACCAGGCCGTCAGGGTGCTGAACGCCACGGGAGAAGCGCCGGAGTGGCTGGCCGCCGCGGTCACCATCACCGACCGCGCCGTTGAGCGCCTCGATGGGGCGGCTGCCGAGCTGGTCCAAGCCGCGCGACGCTCTCAGCGCTCGGCGACCGCTCCCCCGCTGGCGCTGACCGCACGGGAGGGGGCGTGA
- a CDS encoding acyl-CoA dehydrogenase family protein: MSSTLDRPATSTTGAAATPPGPRPHLLGLEGLLSPEERAVSERVAAFVDAEVRPHIAEWFENAHFPRELMPRLGELGLLGMHLREEGCPGRSAVEYGLAALELEAGDSGLRTAVSVQGSLAMSAIAKHGSAEQKAQWLPGMAAGRLIGCFGLTEPTAGSDPGSMKTSARRDGAGEGADWVLNGAKRWIGLASIADVAVVWAATDEGVRGFLVPTDTPGFTATPIPAKLSMRASVQCDLTFDDVRLPADALLPGARGLSGPFSCLNEARYGISWGVLGAARDSYLEALRYSLQRQQFGKPLAGYQLTQKKLADMAVGIEKGWLLALHLGRLKDAGALEPHQISVGKLDNTRTAIEVCREARTVLGGNGITLDHAALRHANNLESVRTYEGTDEVHTLVLGQRITGIPAFR, translated from the coding sequence ATGAGCAGCACCCTGGACCGTCCCGCCACCTCGACCACCGGCGCCGCGGCGACGCCGCCCGGGCCGCGCCCGCACCTGCTGGGCCTGGAGGGGCTGCTCTCCCCAGAGGAGCGCGCCGTCAGCGAGCGCGTGGCCGCGTTCGTCGACGCCGAGGTGCGCCCCCACATCGCCGAGTGGTTCGAGAACGCCCACTTCCCCCGCGAGCTCATGCCCCGCCTGGGCGAGCTCGGCCTGCTCGGCATGCACCTGCGCGAGGAGGGCTGCCCCGGGCGCAGCGCGGTCGAGTACGGCCTGGCGGCCCTGGAGCTGGAAGCCGGCGACTCCGGGTTGCGCACCGCCGTCAGCGTGCAGGGCTCCCTGGCCATGAGCGCCATCGCCAAGCACGGCTCGGCCGAGCAGAAGGCCCAGTGGCTGCCCGGCATGGCCGCTGGTCGCCTCATCGGCTGCTTCGGCCTCACCGAGCCCACCGCCGGCTCCGACCCCGGATCCATGAAGACCTCCGCCCGCCGCGACGGCGCCGGCGAGGGGGCTGACTGGGTCCTGAACGGCGCCAAGCGCTGGATCGGCCTGGCCAGCATCGCCGACGTCGCCGTCGTCTGGGCCGCCACCGACGAGGGCGTGCGCGGCTTCCTGGTGCCCACCGACACCCCCGGCTTCACCGCCACCCCGATCCCGGCGAAGCTGTCGATGCGCGCCTCGGTGCAGTGCGACCTCACCTTCGACGACGTCCGCCTGCCCGCGGACGCCCTCCTGCCGGGCGCCCGCGGACTGTCCGGCCCGTTCTCCTGCCTCAACGAGGCCCGCTACGGCATCTCCTGGGGCGTGCTCGGTGCCGCGCGGGACAGCTACCTGGAGGCGCTGCGGTACTCCCTGCAGCGCCAGCAGTTCGGCAAGCCGCTGGCCGGGTACCAGCTCACGCAGAAGAAGCTCGCGGACATGGCCGTCGGCATCGAGAAGGGCTGGCTGCTGGCCCTGCACCTGGGCCGCCTCAAGGACGCCGGCGCCCTGGAGCCGCACCAGATCTCGGTGGGCAAGCTGGACAACACCCGCACCGCCATCGAGGTCTGCCGCGAGGCGCGCACCGTGCTGGGCGGCAACGGCATCACGCTCGACCACGCAGCGCTGCGCCACGCGAACAACCTCGAGAGCGTGCGCACCTACGAGGGCACCGACGAGGTGCACACCCTCGTGCTCGGACAGCGCATCACCGGCATCCCCGCCTTCCGGTGA
- a CDS encoding DUF4913 domain-containing protein produces the protein MTDVHSERWQAEVDSRLARLELRADEAALTDASLGGRSSVAATGEQDYPDLDSWVHDYFCATFWRPLGGEFRWCSKWQEHREAVVRLDALWCSWKALRRDPALGLSTWFHNFLDPQLLVLLGARGPFVSCSPERHEL, from the coding sequence ATGACCGATGTGCACAGTGAGCGGTGGCAGGCCGAAGTCGACTCCCGGCTGGCACGGCTGGAGCTTCGCGCAGACGAGGCCGCACTCACCGACGCCAGTCTCGGCGGCCGCTCAAGCGTTGCCGCAACGGGCGAGCAGGACTACCCCGACCTTGACAGCTGGGTCCATGACTACTTCTGCGCCACCTTCTGGCGCCCGCTGGGTGGAGAGTTTCGATGGTGCTCCAAGTGGCAAGAGCACCGCGAGGCCGTCGTGCGGCTCGATGCTCTGTGGTGCTCGTGGAAGGCTCTCCGCCGCGACCCGGCGCTCGGGCTCTCCACCTGGTTCCACAACTTTCTTGATCCCCAACTGCTTGTCCTGCTCGGAGCAAGAGGGCCGTTCGTGAGTTGCTCACCAGAGCGCCACGAGCTCTAG
- a CDS encoding LysR family transcriptional regulator, producing MDLRWLRTFVAVVEQQHFARAAEGLQTATSNVSAQVKALEEHLGVRLLERGRRATPRLTAAGEVFLPEARRVLLAVEQAEAVGRAAGEGRLGRVRVGYVASAACSGVLADTVAHVASAPEVEVAVEEMATPEQVEALQVGRIDVGLLRERPELPAGLVGRVVLTEDVVLAVPVGHRGTGPVAAAALAGERFAVPSFGEAHDARDEVTAVAAAGGLAPPRVVAVRDYLAALALVGAGTAVALVPESVAVLAVPGVRFTRLADVALQTRLLLVHRSGEQAPAVLRVLAGAPAVADRT from the coding sequence GTGGACCTGCGCTGGCTGAGGACCTTCGTGGCGGTGGTCGAGCAGCAGCACTTCGCCCGCGCCGCCGAGGGCCTGCAGACCGCCACCTCGAACGTCAGCGCCCAGGTCAAGGCCCTGGAGGAGCACCTCGGGGTGCGGCTGCTGGAGCGGGGACGCCGCGCCACCCCGCGGCTGACCGCCGCCGGTGAGGTGTTCCTCCCGGAGGCGCGGCGGGTGCTGCTCGCCGTGGAGCAGGCCGAGGCGGTCGGCCGCGCCGCCGGCGAGGGACGCCTCGGCAGGGTCCGGGTCGGCTACGTCGCCTCCGCCGCGTGCTCGGGCGTGCTCGCCGACACCGTCGCCCACGTCGCCTCCGCGCCCGAGGTGGAGGTCGCCGTCGAGGAGATGGCCACGCCCGAGCAGGTCGAGGCGCTGCAGGTGGGCCGGATCGACGTCGGCCTGCTGCGGGAGCGGCCCGAGCTGCCCGCCGGCCTGGTGGGCCGCGTGGTCCTCACCGAGGACGTGGTGCTCGCCGTCCCGGTGGGGCACCGCGGCACCGGGCCCGTGGCCGCGGCGGCGCTGGCGGGGGAGCGCTTCGCCGTCCCGTCGTTCGGGGAGGCGCACGACGCCCGCGACGAGGTCACCGCGGTGGCCGCGGCCGGGGGCCTGGCGCCGCCGCGCGTGGTCGCCGTGCGCGACTACCTCGCGGCCCTCGCGCTGGTCGGGGCCGGTACCGCCGTGGCCCTCGTGCCGGAGAGCGTCGCGGTCCTCGCGGTGCCCGGCGTCCGCTTCACCAGGCTCGCCGACGTCGCGCTGCAGACCCGGCTGCTGCTCGTCCACAGGTCGGGCGAGCAGGCGCCCGCCGTCCTGCGCGTCCTGGCCGGTGCCCCGGCGGTGGCCGACCGGACGTGA
- a CDS encoding methyl-accepting chemotaxis protein — MRGIRGQLVIRFMAMTVVMLAALVTVVALRSTALGREQAQSYTDALAAQSAAGVQRDLVGAVQVVSDLAGTMQTLHADGSATRQGLSQVLDTTLAAHPTFFGMGTGWEPGAFDVDAQHVTDPQSDATGRFIPYRFRDGDKISVTPLTDYQDPSKSSWYWIPKKTLKPYVTEPYSYAVGGKDVLMITAAAPILQDGKFLGVVTADLALTDLSARLNAIKPYGDGYATLVTDQGTVVTSPQEAAVNKPAAGMAAQLAKRAVTTGRAAQGTDTDATLGTTALAVAAPVVITEGQTWSLVVAAPESSVMAGVTRLTWTIVLVGLVAVALAGALTWWIGGGLARPVRALRDSLVDIADGDGDLTRRVDATRRDELGQLAAAFNRFTDTIATTVRDITTEASALHRAASALDTTNRALTTDIDASATRCTDVADQAGAASAEVTTIAAAAEEMGASIAEIARGTHEAARIAGEAVEVSTSTEAVFEALSTSSTEIGAIVATITGIAQQTNLLALNATIEAARAGEAGKGFAVVSGEVKDLSVQTSRATDDIEQRITRLLSDVGSASTSVTTIGTVVGTLDGIQTTVASAVEEQTAVTAEIATGVTRAASATRAIADTIQEVARAAESMRASAAQTATSVSQVSATADRMQDLVGRFTV; from the coding sequence GTGCGCGGCATCCGGGGACAGCTCGTCATCCGCTTCATGGCGATGACGGTGGTCATGCTGGCGGCGCTGGTCACGGTCGTGGCCCTGCGCAGCACCGCGCTCGGGCGCGAGCAGGCCCAGAGCTACACGGACGCGCTGGCGGCCCAGAGCGCCGCCGGCGTCCAGCGGGACCTGGTCGGTGCGGTGCAGGTGGTCAGCGACCTGGCCGGCACCATGCAGACGCTGCACGCCGACGGCAGCGCCACCCGCCAGGGCCTGTCCCAGGTGCTGGACACCACGCTGGCAGCCCACCCGACGTTCTTCGGGATGGGAACCGGCTGGGAGCCCGGAGCCTTCGACGTGGACGCCCAGCACGTCACGGACCCCCAGAGCGACGCCACGGGCCGGTTCATCCCGTACCGGTTCCGCGACGGCGACAAGATCTCCGTGACGCCGCTGACGGACTACCAGGACCCCAGCAAGTCCAGCTGGTACTGGATCCCCAAGAAGACTCTCAAGCCGTACGTCACCGAGCCCTACAGCTACGCGGTCGGCGGCAAGGACGTCCTCATGATCACCGCTGCAGCTCCCATCCTGCAGGACGGGAAGTTCCTCGGCGTGGTCACCGCGGACCTGGCCCTGACCGACCTCTCTGCGCGGCTGAACGCCATCAAGCCCTACGGCGACGGCTACGCCACGCTCGTCACCGACCAGGGCACCGTGGTCACCAGCCCGCAGGAGGCCGCCGTCAACAAGCCGGCCGCGGGCATGGCCGCCCAGCTGGCGAAGCGCGCCGTCACCACCGGGCGCGCCGCGCAGGGCACCGACACCGACGCGACGCTGGGCACCACCGCCCTGGCCGTGGCGGCCCCGGTGGTCATCACCGAAGGGCAGACGTGGTCGCTGGTGGTAGCGGCTCCGGAGAGCTCCGTCATGGCCGGGGTGACCCGCCTCACCTGGACCATCGTGCTGGTGGGCCTGGTCGCCGTCGCCCTGGCCGGCGCACTGACCTGGTGGATCGGCGGCGGACTGGCCCGCCCCGTGCGCGCCCTGCGCGACAGCCTCGTCGACATCGCCGACGGCGACGGCGACCTCACCCGCCGCGTGGACGCCACCCGCCGCGACGAGCTCGGCCAGCTCGCCGCCGCCTTCAACCGCTTCACCGACACCATCGCCACCACCGTGCGCGACATCACCACCGAAGCCAGCGCCCTGCACCGCGCCGCCAGCGCCCTGGACACCACCAACCGCGCCCTGACCACCGACATCGACGCCTCCGCCACCCGCTGCACCGACGTCGCCGACCAAGCCGGCGCCGCCAGCGCCGAAGTCACCACCATCGCCGCCGCCGCCGAAGAGATGGGCGCCTCCATCGCCGAGATCGCCCGCGGCACCCACGAAGCCGCCCGCATCGCCGGCGAAGCCGTGGAGGTCTCCACCTCCACCGAAGCCGTCTTCGAGGCCCTGTCCACCAGCTCCACCGAGATCGGCGCCATCGTGGCCACCATCACCGGCATCGCCCAGCAGACCAACCTGCTGGCCCTGAACGCCACCATCGAAGCCGCCCGCGCCGGAGAGGCCGGCAAGGGCTTCGCGGTGGTCTCCGGAGAGGTCAAGGACCTGTCGGTGCAGACCTCCCGAGCCACCGACGACATCGAACAGCGCATCACCCGCCTGCTCAGCGACGTCGGCTCCGCCTCCACCTCGGTGACCACCATCGGCACCGTGGTCGGCACCCTGGACGGCATCCAGACCACCGTGGCCAGCGCCGTGGAAGAGCAGACCGCGGTCACCGCCGAGATCGCCACCGGCGTCACCCGCGCCGCCTCAGCCACCCGCGCCATCGCCGACACCATCCAGGAAGTGGCACGCGCCGCCGAGAGCATGCGCGCCAGCGCCGCCCAGACCGCCACCTCCGTCAGCCAGGTCAGCGCCACCGCCGACCGCATGCAGGACCTGGTCGGACGCTTCACGGTCTGA